The genomic DNA GGGTAATGTGTAGTCCTCAAATACTTCCCGAGTCAACATTCCAAGAACTGGGTACAAACGAAGAGCTTCATCAAAACAGGCTTCAGTATATGGTAATTCTGTGATGCATTCATACCCAAGCTTGTTCTTGTGACGCAGAAGATACTCATCTATTTCTTCTATAACTCGGTTTTGAGCTTCTGTATTCTTAGCTAGCTCAAACAAAGTGTACTGTAATGTAGTGGAAGAAGTTTCAAACCCAGCTGCAAAGAATATCGTACATTGTGCTACTAGTATCTCATCATCGACCTCTAAGCTCACTTTTTTGCCATCACTTTTCAAATTATCCATACTATCTCCTGTTATGCAATTAGCTGTTTTCCAATTCAAAATTAGATCGACGAAATCTTTTCTATTGGTAGGTTTATAATCACGTTCCGCAAAAACTCCGGTCAATAAATTGGAGAAGAACACATCAACTTCCTCTGGATAACTTCTTCCTCCTAAACCGTAAAATAATGCTGGCCAAATACTCCTAATGACTTGTGTGAAACCTCTCCAGTATGattctaaaaatatctcaTTCCCCATTTTTACGAATACGTTTTCTTCTGAGTCTTGCGCCATAGTCTTTGTTTCAACGCCGAAAGCACACGTTCCAATACAATCCATGGTAAATCGTGCTATCAAAGGTCTCACTGCTTGCACGTTGTCCACTTTTAATTCCTTGTCCAACATGTCTTCGAACACATGAGAACAATGCTCTATTAAGTAGAACATGTTCTTCAGTTTTGAAGAAGAGAAGAGAGGTGTCATATTCTGCCGCAGCACTTTCCATCTATCTCCATACGTATCGAATAAACTTTGAGAGATTATTTCCTTATAGGTGTACTTGGAGATTTCTCGACTACTAAAATAGTAGAAGTCTTTTGTCATGACTGTTTTGATGATGTCTGGGTCTTGTACCATCAGGGTCGGCTCTGTGCCATAGAATACTCCAAAATATGGTTTATTTGGTAATTTTCGACAGATTCGTTGCACCATTTTTCCCGAATACTTCTTCTGAAAGATGAAAGGTCCGTAGTTGCCTAGTATCGGGATTGGTTCTAGGTACGGCACATTGCGGTCCTtccaataattaaatttacgtttagacaaataaTAGACGATCGCGATAATAGCAAGCGCCAGCAACGTAAACACCTCgccaaacatttttctttcgaCTTTATCACGATAAGACACATGTGGGTCTTATATAGTTACTGTAGAGATAAAACTTATCATATTTCTGAACATTGTGTCATATTGGCACAACATTAAATTGTTATGCAATCTGTGTCTCCAATTATAAACATCTTTGGTGATAAAGTGGCTATATTCCCATTTATACTACTTATGTGCCTAGAATGTAAATTGTCTGCGGTAGACCAGATTTaggaaaatttcatttttgtaatattgacGAGGaatcaattatataatattgataaaacaatttagtTACCATGTGCCAGTCTGATAATGGTATGATGTggcagaaatattatttacacaacgagttattaaaattatcgaaCATAAAAAGAAAGATGGGTctagacaatatttttaccaAACTCACCTATACACAGACGCGGTCCTTCACCAAATGGCATATAAGTGTAAggtataattagtttttcttcTCCATAAAATCTTTCAGGTCGGAACACCTCTGGATCAGGGAAGAAATCGGGATTATGGTGTAAATGATACACTGGTATATGAACTCGAACGCCTTTATCTATGACCGCGCCACACGGCAAGGTGTAGTCTTCGAACACTTCTCGAGTCAACACTCCAAGAACCGGGTACAAACGTAGAGCTTCATCGAAACAGGCTTCAGTATATGGCAATTCTGTGATGCATTCGTACCTAAGTTTGTTATTATGACGCAGAAGATATTCATCTATTTCTTCTATTACTCGGTTTTGAGCTTCTGTATTCTTAGCTAGCTCAAACAAAGTATATTGTAACGTGGTGGAAGAGGTTTCAAATCCAGCGgcaaagaataaaatacattgtgcTACTAGTATCTCATCATCGACCTCCAAGCTGACTTTTTTGCCACCACCTTTCATATTATCCATACTGTCTCCAGTTATGCTATTTGCGGTCttccaatttaaaattagatcgACGAAATCGTTTCTTGTTGTAGGTTTATACTGACGCTCCGCAAACACTCCCGTCattaaatttgtgaaaaatatatcgacTTTCTTTGGAAAACTTCTTCCTCCTAAACCGTAAAATATCGCTGGCCAAATACTCCTCGCGACAATTGTGAAACCTCTGAAAAGAgactcaaaaaatatttcttttcccATTTTCACGAATATATTCTCATCTGAGTCTTGCACCATAGTTTGCGTGTCGATACCAAAAGCACACGTTCCGATACAATCCATGGTAAATCTTGCCATCAAAGGTCTCACTCCTTGCGTATTGCTATTTTTCAATTCCTTATCCAACATGCCTTCGAACACATGTGAACACTGCTCTATTAAGTAGAACATGTTCTTCATTTTTGAAGAAGAAAACAGAGGAGTTAAATTTTGCCGCAGCACTTTCCATCTGTCTCCGTAAGTGAAGAATAAATTTTGAGTGAATATTTCCTTGCTCGTATACTTGGAAGATTCCCGGCTACTGAAGTAGTAGAAGTCTTTCGTCATGACTGTTTTTATCATATCTGGGTCCTGTATCATCAAGGTCGGCTCTGTGCCATAGAACACTCCGAAATATGGTATGTTTggaaatttttgacaaatttcTTGTACCACTTCTCCTGTATACTTCCTCTGTAGGATGAAAGGCCCATAGTTGCCTAGAATTGCATTGGGTTCTAGGTACGGTACTTTGCGCTCCTTCCAATAACTAAATTTACGTCTGGATACATGATAgacgataaaaacaataactagAGCGAGGAACGTAAAAACCTCAcagaacattttattttttaataatattcgtTAGTAGTGACAATAAGACCAACTTTAGCTTATATACTATTCGAAGTAAAGATAACAGTGACCTCCGAACTTTAATATATACTagtaccacagattatataatacaacaaaaatattattttgctatttGTGTATGcctcaaacaaaatatatttatgtgataaatatttatatagtacaAATTACACAAGAGCACAAGAATTTGACGTAAAGACCAAATCGTGAAAATACTAGAGAGGTGCAGAGAAATATATTACATCCTgctgtattaaatataaaaaaatcttgaatcATAATAACCTACACTTCCGCGGACGCACGTGTTAGCAGTCGTAACTAAACTTCTaacgtaaattaaacttcttttgtGTCTCATCGAGAGTCGACGAAAGTGTTAAACCACTCACCTATACACAGACGAGGTCCTTCACCAAACGGCATGTAAGTAAAaggtttaatattttgtttctcatCGCCATAAAATCTGTCAGGCCGAAACACCTCCGGATCGGGGAAGAAATCAGGATGGTGATGAAGATGATGTACCGGTATATGAACACGGACGCCTTTTTCTATGACAGCTCCACACGGCAGTGGGTAGTCCTCGACCACTTCGCGAGTCAACACTGCTAGAACCGGGTACAAACGCAGAGCTTCATCAAAACAGGCTTCAGTAAATGGTAACTCTTTGACACATTCATAACCGAGTTTGTTGTTATGGCGTCGAAGATATTCATCTACttcttttataactttttcttGTGCGGTTGGGTCTTTAGCGAGCTCATACAATGTATACTGCAATGTTGTCGCCGAAGTTTCGAATCCGGCAGCGAAAAACAAAAGACATTGCCCCACAAGGATCTCGTCGTCAACTTCCAAAGTCACTTTCTTGTCACTGCCTTTCATATTCTGCATACTATCTCCAGTGATgtgattttcatttttccaGTTCAAAATTAGATCGACGAAATCGTTCCTATTCGCAGATTTATAATCTCGGCTGGCGAACACACCCagcattaatttattgaagaaCTTGTCAGCTTCAGTGGGAAAACTTTTCATTCTGAAACCGTAGAACAGAGCAGGCCAGATGGCTCTTGCTGCAAGTTTAAAACCTCTGTAATACGTCTCTTTGAATAACAGAGTACCAATTTTCGTGAAAGGATTATTATTAGATTCCCCTTCCATAGTCCCTGTGTCTATGCCAAAGGCACAAGACCCGATGCAGTCCATGGTAAACCTCGCCATCAAAGGCCTCACTCCCTGCACATTGTTAGCTTGGAATTCCTTATCTAACATGTTTTCAAAAACACGAGAGCATTTGTCAATCAAGTAGAACATGTTCTTCATTTTGGAGGATGAGAAGAGAGGGGTCAGATTCTGTCGCAGAACTTTCCACCTGTCTCCGTAGGTGAAGAATAAGTTTTGAGTGATGACTTCCTTGTGAGTGTAGTCAGAGATTTCTCGACTACTGAAATAGTAGAAATCTTTTGTCATGATCAGTTTGATCACCCCTGGGTCTTGTACCAATAGGGTCGGCTCTGTTCCATAGAACACTCCTAAATATGGAGCATTGGGGTGTTCTTGACATAATTCATGAGTCACTTGTCCTATATACTTCCTTTGAGCGATGTAAGGCGCGTAGTTGCCGAAAAAGGGGACGGGTTGCACGAAAGGTACTTTAC from Plodia interpunctella isolate USDA-ARS_2022_Savannah chromosome 21, ilPloInte3.2, whole genome shotgun sequence includes the following:
- the LOC128679246 gene encoding cytochrome P450 6B5-like isoform X1 — encoded protein: MFGEVFTLLALAIIAIVYYLSKRKFNYWKDRNVPYLEPIPILGNYGPFIFQKKYSGKMVQRICRKLPNKPYFGVFYGTEPTLMVQDPDIIKTVMTKDFYYFSSREISKYTYKEIISQSLFDTYGDRWKVLRQNMTPLFSSSKLKNMFYLIEHCSHVFEDMLDKELKVDNVQAVRPLIARFTMDCIGTCAFGVETKTMAQDSEENVFVKMGNEIFLESYWRGFTQVIRSIWPALFYGLGGRSYPEEVDVFFSNLLTGVFAERDYKPTNRKDFVDLILNWKTANCITGDSMDNLKSDGKKVSLEVDDEILVAQCTIFFAAGFETSSTTLQYTLFELAKNTEAQNRVIEEIDEYLLRHKNKLGYECITELPYTEACFDEALRLYPVLGMLTREVFEDYTLPCGAAIEKGIRVHIPVYHLHHNPDFFPEPEVFRPERFYGEEKRNIIPYTYMPFGEGPRLCIGMRFAKMQMFAGIVTLLKKYRVELAAGTPRALEFTPTTIVTQPKQLIKLKFIEREGWQQRLFNK
- the LOC128679246 gene encoding cytochrome P450 6B2-like isoform X3 produces the protein MIGLVLVVVCIIIYHVSKRKFGYWAKRKVPFVQPVPFFGNYAPYIAQRKYIGQVTHELCQEHPNAPYLGVFYGTEPTLLVQDPGVIKLIMTKDFYYFSSREISDYTHKEVITQNLFFTYGDRWKVLRQNLTPLFSSSKMKNMFYLIDKCSRVFENMLDKEFQANNVQGVRPLMARFTMDCIGSCAFGIDTGTMEGESNNNPFTKIGTLLFKETYYRGFKLAARAIWPALFYGFRMKSFPTEADKFFNKLMLGVFASRDYKSANRNDFVDLILNWKNENHITGDSMQNMKGSDKKVTLEVDDEILVGQCLLFFAAGFETSATTLQYTLYELAKDPTAQEKVIKEVDEYLRRHNNKLGYECVKELPFTEACFDEALRLYPVLAVLTREVVEDYPLPCGAVIEKGVRVHIPVHHLHHHPDFFPDPEVFRPDRFYGDEKQNIKPFTYMPFGEGPRLCIGMRFAKMQMFAGIVTLLKKYRVELAAGTPRALEFTPTTIVTQPKQLIKLKFIEREGWQQRLFNK
- the LOC128679246 gene encoding cytochrome P450 6B2-like isoform X2 — protein: MFCEVFTFLALVIVFIVYHVSRRKFSYWKERKVPYLEPNAILGNYGPFILQRKYTGEVVQEICQKFPNIPYFGVFYGTEPTLMIQDPDMIKTVMTKDFYYFSSRESSKYTSKEIFTQNLFFTYGDRWKVLRQNLTPLFSSSKMKNMFYLIEQCSHVFEGMLDKELKNSNTQGVRPLMARFTMDCIGTCAFGIDTQTMVQDSDENIFVKMGKEIFFESLFRGFTIVARSIWPAIFYGLGGRSFPKKVDIFFTNLMTGVFAERQYKPTTRNDFVDLILNWKTANSITGDSMDNMKGGGKKVSLEVDDEILVAQCILFFAAGFETSSTTLQYTLFELAKNTEAQNRVIEEIDEYLLRHNNKLRYECITELPYTEACFDEALRLYPVLGVLTREVFEDYTLPCGAVIDKGVRVHIPVYHLHHNPDFFPDPEVFRPERFYGEEKLIIPYTYMPFGEGPRLCIGMRFAKMQMFAGIVTLLKKYRVELAAGTPRALEFTPTTIVTQPKQLIKLKFIEREGWQQRLFNK